Proteins from a genomic interval of Mycolicibacterium grossiae:
- a CDS encoding transporter substrate-binding domain-containing protein: MTPLRVGLGRALPPFTGGLDVELCEAIAARLGTSARFHELGDEVVDALGRGDVDCAAGGLVATQDADVDFGAPYLLTSCALAVNAGRLPGIASVDGLTGAIVGVRRDGPGRPIAERLVADGRAGSMRPYPDLAAAAADLGTGACDAVVDLQPVLIEAARTLPDVDVVAGRLARAAVALAVRSDDPAPAQRLAEAQAALEEDGTLARLRRRWLGNPYLDHGLSRH, translated from the coding sequence GTGACGCCGCTGCGGGTCGGCCTCGGCCGCGCCCTGCCGCCGTTCACCGGCGGCCTCGACGTCGAACTGTGCGAGGCGATCGCCGCGCGGCTCGGCACGTCGGCCCGGTTCCACGAACTGGGTGACGAGGTCGTCGACGCGTTGGGCCGCGGCGACGTCGACTGCGCGGCGGGTGGCTTGGTCGCGACGCAAGACGCGGACGTCGACTTCGGCGCGCCGTACCTCCTGACGAGCTGCGCGCTGGCCGTCAACGCCGGCCGGCTGCCCGGCATCGCGTCCGTCGACGGCCTGACCGGCGCCATCGTCGGCGTCCGCCGCGACGGTCCCGGCCGGCCGATCGCCGAGCGGCTGGTGGCCGACGGGCGCGCCGGATCGATGCGGCCGTACCCCGATCTCGCCGCGGCCGCCGCCGACCTCGGCACCGGTGCCTGCGACGCCGTCGTCGACCTGCAGCCGGTGCTCATCGAGGCGGCCCGCACGCTGCCCGACGTCGACGTCGTCGCCGGCCGCCTGGCCCGGGCCGCGGTCGCGCTCGCCGTGCGGTCGGACGACCCGGCTCCCGCGCAGCGCCTCGCCGAGGCGCAGGCCGCGCTGGAGGAGGACGGCACGTTGGCGCGCCTGCGGCGCCGGTGGCTCGGCAATCCGTACCTCGACCACGGGCTGAGCCGGCACTGA
- the gap gene encoding type I glyceraldehyde-3-phosphate dehydrogenase, with protein MTIRVGVNGFGRIGRNFFRALDAQKREGKNTDIEIVAVNDLTDNASLAHLLKFDSILGRLPYDVSLEGDDTIVVGEHKLKALAIKEGPSALPWGDLGVDVVVESTGIFTNAAKAKGHLDAGAKKVIISAPATDEDITIVLGVNDDKYDGSQNIISNASCTTNCLGPLAKVLNDEFGIVKGLMTTIHAYTQDQNLQDGPHKDLRRARAAAINIVPTSTGAAKAIGLVLPELKGKLDGYALRVPIPTGSVTDLTAELSKSASADEINAAFKAAADGPLAGILKYYDAPIVSSDIVTDPHSSLFDSGLTKVIDNQAKVVSWYDNEWGYSNRLADLVALVGKSL; from the coding sequence GTGACCATCCGCGTAGGCGTTAACGGCTTCGGACGCATCGGCCGGAACTTCTTCCGGGCGCTCGACGCCCAGAAGCGCGAGGGCAAGAACACCGACATCGAGATCGTCGCGGTCAACGACCTGACCGACAACGCGTCGCTCGCGCACCTGCTGAAGTTCGACTCGATCCTGGGCCGCCTGCCCTACGACGTCAGCCTCGAGGGCGACGACACCATCGTGGTGGGCGAGCACAAGCTGAAGGCGCTGGCCATCAAGGAGGGCCCGTCGGCGCTGCCGTGGGGTGACCTCGGCGTCGACGTCGTCGTGGAGTCGACCGGCATCTTCACCAACGCCGCCAAGGCCAAGGGACACCTCGATGCGGGCGCCAAGAAGGTCATCATCTCCGCGCCGGCCACCGACGAGGACATCACCATCGTGCTCGGCGTCAACGACGACAAGTACGACGGCAGCCAGAACATCATCTCCAACGCGTCGTGCACCACGAACTGCCTCGGCCCGCTGGCCAAGGTCCTCAACGACGAGTTCGGCATCGTCAAGGGCCTGATGACGACGATCCACGCCTACACCCAGGACCAGAACCTGCAGGACGGCCCGCACAAGGACCTGCGCCGCGCCCGCGCCGCCGCCATCAACATCGTCCCCACCTCGACCGGCGCCGCGAAGGCCATCGGCCTGGTGCTGCCCGAGCTCAAGGGCAAGCTCGACGGCTACGCGCTGCGCGTGCCGATCCCCACCGGCTCGGTCACCGACCTGACCGCCGAGCTGAGCAAGTCAGCCAGCGCCGACGAGATCAACGCGGCGTTCAAGGCTGCTGCCGACGGACCCCTGGCGGGCATCCTCAAGTACTACGACGCACCGATCGTGTCGAGCGACATCGTCACCGATCCGCACAGCTCGCTGTTCGACTCCGGCCTGACCAAGGTCATCGACAACCAGGCGAAGGTCGTCTCCTGGTACGACAACGAGTGGGGCTACTCCAACCGCCTCGCCGATCTCGTGGCGCTCGTCGGCAAGTCGCTGTAG
- the whiA gene encoding DNA-binding protein WhiA, with product MTAEVKDELSRLVVNSVSARRAEVASLLRFAGGLHIVAGRVVVEAEVDLGIIARRLRKDIHDLYGYNAVVHVLTASGIRKGTRYVVRVAQDGEALARQTGLLDLRGRPVRGLPAQVVGGSVGDAEAAWRGAFLAHGSLTEPGRSSALEVSCPGPEAALALVGAARRLGVSAKAREVRGADRVVVRDGDAIGALLTRMGAQDTRLTWEERRMRREVRATANRLANFDDANLRRSARAAVAAAARVERALQILGDTVPDHLSTAGRLRVEHRQASLEELGRLADPPMTKDAVAGRIRRLLSMADRKAKQDGIPDTESAVTPDLLDDA from the coding sequence ATGACTGCCGAGGTCAAGGACGAGCTGAGTCGACTGGTGGTCAACTCGGTGAGTGCGCGGCGCGCGGAGGTGGCCTCGCTGCTGCGCTTCGCGGGTGGTCTGCACATCGTCGCCGGCCGCGTGGTGGTGGAGGCCGAGGTCGACCTCGGCATCATCGCCCGGCGGCTGCGCAAGGACATCCACGACCTCTATGGCTACAACGCCGTCGTGCACGTGCTCACCGCGTCCGGCATCCGCAAGGGCACCCGCTACGTGGTGCGGGTGGCGCAGGACGGCGAGGCGCTGGCCCGCCAGACCGGACTGCTCGACCTGCGCGGCCGACCGGTGCGCGGGCTGCCCGCCCAGGTGGTCGGCGGCAGCGTCGGCGACGCCGAGGCCGCCTGGCGCGGCGCGTTCCTCGCCCACGGGTCGCTGACGGAGCCGGGCCGTTCCTCGGCGCTGGAGGTCAGCTGCCCCGGGCCGGAGGCGGCGCTCGCGCTCGTCGGGGCCGCCCGGCGGCTCGGGGTCAGCGCCAAGGCACGCGAGGTGCGCGGCGCCGACCGGGTGGTGGTCCGCGACGGCGACGCCATCGGCGCGCTGCTCACCCGGATGGGCGCCCAGGACACCCGCCTGACGTGGGAGGAACGGCGGATGCGGCGCGAGGTGCGCGCCACCGCCAACCGGTTGGCCAACTTCGACGACGCCAACCTCCGCCGCTCCGCGCGCGCGGCGGTCGCGGCGGCCGCACGGGTGGAGCGTGCCCTGCAGATCCTCGGCGACACCGTGCCCGACCACCTGTCCACCGCGGGACGGCTGCGGGTCGAGCACCGGCAGGCCTCCCTCGAGGAACTGGGCCGCCTCGCCGATCCGCCGATGACCAAGGACGCGGTGGCCGGTCGCATCCGGCGGCTGCTGTCGATGGCCGACCGCAAGGCCAAGCAGGACGGCATCCCGGACACCGAGTCGGCGGTCACCCCCGACCTGCTCGACGACGCGTGA
- the yvcK gene encoding uridine diphosphate-N-acetylglucosamine-binding protein YvcK produces the protein MTAHVPEVTGPPRIVALGGGHGLYATLSAARRLTPHVTAVVTVADDGGSSGRLRSELDVIPPGDLRMALAALASDSPHGQLWATIIQHRFGGSGALAGHPIGNLILAGLQEVLADPVAALDELGRMLGLKGRVLPMCPIALQIEADVGGLESDPRMSRVIRGQVGVATTVGKVRRVRLLPGNPPATRQAVDAIMAADLVVLGPGSWFTSVIPHVLVPELAAALQATRARRALVLNLVSEPGETAGFSAERHLHVLAQHALGFTVHDIVVDAASVPSEREREQLRRTAAGLSAAVEFSDVSRPGTPLHDPARLAAALERVRLRGAAPARVPAEPTFPTPAVRSVDER, from the coding sequence ATGACGGCGCACGTCCCCGAGGTGACGGGCCCGCCGCGCATCGTCGCGCTCGGCGGTGGCCACGGCCTCTACGCCACGCTGTCCGCGGCGCGGCGGCTGACCCCGCACGTCACCGCGGTGGTGACGGTCGCCGACGACGGCGGTTCGTCGGGCCGGCTGCGCAGCGAACTCGACGTGATCCCGCCCGGCGACCTGCGCATGGCGTTGGCGGCGTTGGCCTCCGACAGCCCGCACGGCCAGTTGTGGGCCACGATCATCCAGCACCGCTTCGGCGGCAGCGGCGCACTGGCCGGTCACCCCATCGGCAACCTCATCCTCGCCGGGCTGCAGGAGGTGCTGGCCGACCCCGTCGCCGCCCTCGACGAGTTGGGCCGGATGCTGGGGCTCAAGGGCCGGGTGCTGCCGATGTGCCCGATCGCCCTGCAGATCGAGGCCGACGTCGGCGGGCTGGAGTCCGACCCGCGGATGAGCCGTGTGATCCGCGGTCAGGTGGGCGTCGCGACGACCGTCGGCAAGGTGCGCCGCGTGCGGCTGCTGCCCGGCAACCCGCCCGCCACCCGGCAGGCGGTCGACGCGATCATGGCTGCCGACCTGGTGGTCCTGGGCCCGGGGTCGTGGTTCACCAGCGTCATCCCGCACGTGCTGGTGCCCGAACTCGCCGCGGCGCTGCAGGCCACCCGTGCCCGCCGCGCGCTGGTGCTCAACCTGGTGTCCGAGCCGGGGGAGACCGCGGGTTTCTCCGCCGAGCGCCACCTGCACGTGCTCGCCCAGCACGCCCTGGGCTTCACGGTGCACGACATCGTCGTCGACGCGGCCAGCGTGCCGAGCGAGCGCGAGCGCGAACAGCTGCGCCGCACGGCCGCCGGGCTGTCGGCCGCCGTGGAGTTCTCCGACGTGTCCCGACCTGGTACACCATTACATGACCCGGCGCGACTGGCCGCGGCGCTCGAGCGGGTGCGATTGCGGGGGGCCGCGCCTGCCCGTGTCCCTGCCGAACCGACGTTCCCCACGCCCGCGGTCCGGTCGGTCGACGAGAGGTGA